One segment of Erigeron canadensis isolate Cc75 chromosome 2, C_canadensis_v1, whole genome shotgun sequence DNA contains the following:
- the LOC122589433 gene encoding HMG-Y-related protein A-like, translated as MAPEEVNKPSSLPPYPQMIFAAIDGLKQKEGLNKSSISNFIASTYGDLPAGHNVLLMEHLNRLRLHGELVFFKNNYMRPDPNAPLRRGRGRPPKPKDPSVAAAVEGESGSQVKRGRGRPKKDPNAPSAPKKVKLKSTTTPPQPGSGRPRGRPRKVQPEMAGVVDA; from the exons ATGGCTCCTGAGGAAGTTAACAAACCTTCTTCTCTCCCTCCTTACCCTcag ATGATATTTGCTGCAATTGATGGATTGAAACAAAAAGAAGGGTTAAACAAATCATCAATATCCAACTTCATAGCATCAACATATGGGGATTTACCAGCGGGTCATAACGTTTTATTAATGGAACATTTGAACAGACTAAGACTTCATGGTGAACTTGTGTTTTTCAAGAATAACTATATGAGACCCGACCCGAATGCACCGTTGAGACGTGGCAGAGGTCGTCCACCAAAACCCAAGGACCCAtctgttgctgctgctgttgaAGGTGAGAGTGGTTCACAAGTTAAGAGGGGAAGAGGGCGCCCAAAAAAGGACCCAAATGCCCCATCAGCTCCAAAGAAGGTTAAGCTGAAGTCAACTACTACCCCTCCTCAGCCAGGAAGTGGCAGGCCAAGAGGGAGACCAAGAAAGGTTCAACCCGAGATGGCTGGTGTTGTGGATGCttaa